GGCAAAAAGCGATGTTGCACATAAGTATGGCAATTTGCGAATTTTGAAAGTCGTTTTTGCCATCCATTATAAGATAGGTCGTTATATAAAGGATCGGCATGAAGATTATAAACATATCGATAACAAAGGCTTTAAAGCGCAGATACACAGGCGCTATCGTAGCCTTTGTTTTTGGCATTAATTACCCCTACTTCCGGGCTTTATCGCTTCGCTTCCGTTTTTGCAGAGTGGACAGTCGCTTGGCTCATAAATTTCAAATTCGAAATTTCCAAGCGCAAAAAGCGGCTTATTAAATGGCAGCTTACACTCAGGTTTTCTATCGCTGTTAATGTTTGCAAGTGAGCAAAAACCACGATTGGCAAGTGCGGCAAAACCAACTACAACACCGCCAAGCTCTTCGATTATCCTAGCGCTTTCAAGAGCCGAGCCTCCAGTAGTAATGATATCTTCACAGATTATAAATCTCTCGCCCTTTTTAACCTCAAAACCGCGTCTTAGACTCATAATCTTATTTACGCGCTCGGTAAATATAAATCTTTTTTTAGCAGCACGCGCTAGTTCGTAACCCGCCAAAACTCCGCCTAAAGCAGGAGAACAAACGCTATCAAATTCAACACCGCTTTTAACTATTACGCTTGCTAGCTCGTCAGATAATTTTCCGGCTAGTTCAGGGTTTTCAAGAACCTTTGCGCTTTGTAAATAAAACTGCGAGTGGTTGCCACTACTTAATAAAAAATGACCCTCCAAATACGCTCCGGCTTCGCGATAAATTTGCTCTAAATTCATTATCAAACCTTTAAAAGTTCAGCCTCTTTGTCTTTAACAAGAGTGTCTATTTTTGTATTGTAAGCGTCAGTTATCTTTTGAACTTCCTCTTGTCCTTTTTTGCTCTCATCCTCGGAAACCGCTTTATCTTTTTCTAGCTTTTTAACATCATCATTTGCGTCTTTTCTGATGTTTCTTACGGCGACTTTTGCCTTTTCGCCCATTGCTTTAGAGCGTTTTACGTTTTCTTGGCGTTGCTCGATAGTCATAGGTGGGAAAAACAGCTTAACGCATTCACCATCGGAATTTGGATTAACACCGATATTTGCGGCTTGTATAGCAGATGATATAGCCTTTATCATGCTTTTTTCCCAAGGAGTTATCGTGATAGTTGAAGCATCACTAGCAAGAACGGTAGCGACTTGATTTAAAGCGGTCATAGAACCGTAGTAATCAACCGTGACATTATCAAGGATGTTGATATTTACTTTACCTGTTCTTAGTGTTGTAAAATCTCGCTTAAGGGCAGCTATAGCTTTTTCGCAACTCTCTTTTTGGGCTGAATAAATTTCATTTAACATTTTTTTCCTTTATTAAAATTTTTATGCTTTTAACCTAAGCCGGTGCAAGTCTTGCGGCTTCAAGGATCGTTTAATTAAGAAGCCGTAGCTGCAAAACCTTAAGCCT
This is a stretch of genomic DNA from Campylobacter sp. RM6914. It encodes these proteins:
- the pyrE gene encoding orotate phosphoribosyltransferase, with protein sequence MNLEQIYREAGAYLEGHFLLSSGNHSQFYLQSAKVLENPELAGKLSDELASVIVKSGVEFDSVCSPALGGVLAGYELARAAKKRFIFTERVNKIMSLRRGFEVKKGERFIICEDIITTGGSALESARIIEELGGVVVGFAALANRGFCSLANINSDRKPECKLPFNKPLFALGNFEFEIYEPSDCPLCKNGSEAIKPGSRGN
- the frr gene encoding ribosome recycling factor; the protein is MLNEIYSAQKESCEKAIAALKRDFTTLRTGKVNINILDNVTVDYYGSMTALNQVATVLASDASTITITPWEKSMIKAISSAIQAANIGVNPNSDGECVKLFFPPMTIEQRQENVKRSKAMGEKAKVAVRNIRKDANDDVKKLEKDKAVSEDESKKGQEEVQKITDAYNTKIDTLVKDKEAELLKV